A section of the Humulus lupulus chromosome 2, drHumLupu1.1, whole genome shotgun sequence genome encodes:
- the LOC133818531 gene encoding protein PLASTID MOVEMENT IMPAIRED 15 → MNRGESDERRTGVSTKAAIKIYGDRFHEDNSSLKKSQMKIEEKSYSRTRELHMAKRDIGRLKGTRDVADSMKAQAESELFDAKRTVRDLSSLIRKSDSKTKARKQETETLRKSTRHEGTLAFVNVENYKYAEVIKELETVKQELRMLKLDMAAILAEKLRAENQIKAATSRISSCSSSMEAVKKEIEEANEEHVLVELARIEALKECEEIEAEREKEAVCFSSAIEKTRKKIKGVIDDIEESKELQPKLDATMADVEVLQNELMLVKEMEQRAQRNKSMKGSEASSQGGETDLDASLSLQTVTKELEAAQQELTLVKEEGFQYMASMDIIRNELKHVRTETARFEEIEKNRELTVQNLNSKLLRAKSKLESVTAAERKAKSIAANLSITLEKLKVEAEAAKKEKRVADEEAATMKAEVHNMESDIDITEEKLQAAMLELEAVKSSEALALENLKSLIENTMGARSSSVQHSSSITISKFEYEYLTGHAIGAEELADKKVAAAKAWAEAIKASEKEILMKTDLVQREIREMRMEEKRESYGMERSISAKDMVEKEFENWRNRREKNATPENLQLALHKRSIRGNNIGTLTPSRRATYRKSASPGSRNSFLVKKKRQVIPDLAKFFKTKPNKNL, encoded by the exons ATGAATAGAGGAGAGTCTGATGAGAGAAGAACTGGGGTGTCTACTAAAGCTGCCATTAAAATTTATGGCGATAGGTTTCATGAAGATAATTCTTCATTGAAGAAGTCCCAGATGAAAATTGAAGAG AAATCATACTCAAGAACAAGAGAACTGCATATGGCAAAGAGGGACATAGGTAGATTGAAGGGAACCAGAGATGTGGCTGACTCTATGAAAGCTCAGGCTGAATCTGAGCTCTTTGATGCAAAAAGGACGGTGAGAGATTTATCTTCATTGATAAGAAAGTCAGACTCCAAAACGAAGGCTCGGAAGCAAGAGACTGAAACGTTGAGGAAATCAACAAGGCATGAAGGGACTTTGGCCTTTGTGAATGtggaaaattataaatatgcagAAGTTATAAAGGAATTGGAGACTGTCAAGCAAGAATTGCGCATGCTTAAGCTGGATATGGCTGCTATTTTAGCAGAGAAATTGCGGGCAGAGAATCAGATCAAGGCCGCAACATCGAGAATATCATCTTGTTCAAGCTCTATGGAGGCTGTCAAAAAGGAGATTGAGGAAGCAAATGAGGAGCATGTTTTGGTTGAGTTGGCCAGGATTGAGGCTTTGAAAGAGTGTGAAGAAATTGAGgctgaaagagaaaaggaagctGTTTGTTTCTCATCTGCCATTGAGAAAACCAGGAAGAAAATTAAGGGCGTTATTGATGACATTGAAGAGTCTAAAGAGCTTCAGCCCAAGTTGGATGCAACAATGGCTGATGTCGAGGTGTTACAGAACGAATTGATGCTTGTAAAGGAAATGGAACAGAGAGCTCAAAGAAATAAGAGCATGAAAGGTTCAGAAGCAAGCTCCCAAGGAGGAGAAACGGACTTGGATGCTTCACTTTCTTTGCAGACAGTCACTAAAGAATTGGAAGCAGCACAGCAAGAGCTGACTTTAGTTAAAGAAGAAGGTTTCCAGTACATGGCCTCGATGGATATCATAAGAAATGAGCTAAAACATGTCAGGACCGAGACAGCTAGATTTGAGGAAATTGAAAAGAACAGAGAGTTAACTGTACAGAATCTTAACTCAAAGCTACTCAGAGCAAAATCCAAGTTGGAATCTGTAACTGCTGCTGAGAGAAAGGCTAAGTCAATTGCAgctaatctatcaatcactcttgAAAAACTCAAGGTAGAAGCTGAAGCTGCAAAGAAAGAAAAGCGCGTTGCTGATGAAGAGGCTGCAACTATGAAGGCAGAAGTTCACAATATGGAATCGGATATAGACATAACCGAGGAAAAATTGCAAGCTGCAATGCTAGAGCTTGAAGCAGTGAAATCATCAGAGGCTTTGGCTCTTGAAAATCTAAAATCTCTTATCGAGAATACAATGGGAGCTAGAAGTTCTTCAGTGCAGCATAGCTCCTCAATTACCATCTCGAAGTTTGAATATGAATATTTGACTGGACATGCCATTGGAGCTGAAGAACTTGCTGATAAAAAGGTTGCAGCTGCAAAGGCATGGGCTGAAGCTATTAAGGCTAGTGAGAAAGAAATTCTAATGAAGACAgatttagttcagagagaaatcAGAGAGATGAGGATGGAAGAAAAGAGGGAGTCGTATGGAATGGAGAGATCGATTTCAGCAAAAGATATGGTTGAGAAAGAGTTTGAGAACTGGAGAAATAGACGAGAAAAGAATGCAACACCAGAGAACTTACAACTAGCATTGCATAAAAGATCCATTAGAGGCAATAACATTGGGACTTTGACTCCATCTAGACGAGCTACTTATCGAAAATCTGCCTCACCAGGGAGCCGGAATTCTTTCCTTGTTAAGAAGAAAAGACAGGTGATACCAGATCTTGCCAAGTTCTTCAAGACTAAGCCAAACAAGAATTTATAG